In the genome of Amia ocellicauda isolate fAmiCal2 chromosome 3, fAmiCal2.hap1, whole genome shotgun sequence, one region contains:
- the LOC136747177 gene encoding olfactory receptor 1E16-like: MNSPNSTLAPNATFVRPQFFYISGLSNLPNAKYYYIFLCFVYVVTILGNSFILFIIYMERSLHTPKYVAVCNLAIVDVCGSTAIIPKFIDTFLFDSQFIRYEACLANMYFVHFLSSLQSLILVVLAYDRFVAICFPLRYHNIITNSSMVVILAVMWAITALMAITATLLFTRLSFCRSIVINSFFCDYGPAINLACNDNSPNFIVATFGTTIFFVAPVAVIALSYVCIIFALLKIATLEGRLKAMQTCTSHLILVAIFYFPICATYISTLSSTIHPNARIINTSLACVIPPMLNPIIYSLKTEEIMSAVRKLYKKQSKFTWNRRITCILYAMTCRL; this comes from the coding sequence ATGAACTCCCCGAATTCAACACTTGCTCCGAACGCTACATTTGTTCGGCCTCAGTTCTTTTATATCAGTGGCTTATCTAACCTACCAAATGCAAAATATTACTATATTTTCTTGTGCTTCGTATATGTGGTAACTATATTAGGTAATTCCTTCATCCTGTTCATTATATACATGGAGCGTAGCCTTCACACCCCTAAGTATGTTGCCGTTTGTAATTTAGCTATAGTTGATGTTTGTGGCAGCACAGCAATTATACCAAAGTTTATTGACACTTTCCTCTTTGATTCTCAGTTCATCAGATATGAAGCTTGCTTGGccaatatgtattttgtacatTTCCTTTCCTCCTTGCAGTCGCTTATTCTTGTTGTACTAGCCTATGACAGGTTTGTTGCTATATGCTTTCCACTGAGATATCACAACATTATCACCAATTCTTCGATGGTTGTGATTTTAGCAGTAATGTGGGCTATCACAGCACTAATGGCAATTACAGCCACACTTTTATTTACCAGATTGTCCTTTTGTAGATCTATAGTGATAAACAGCTTTTTTTGTGATTATGGACCTGCAATTAATCTGGCTTGTAATGATAATTCTCCAAATTTCATAGTGGCAACATTTGGAACAACAATATTTTTTGTCGCCCCAGTCGCAGTGATTGCATTAtcttatgtatgtataatatttGCACTGTTAAAAATTGCAACACTGGAGGGACGTTTGAAAGCCATGCAAACCTGCACCTCCCACCTAATTTTGGTGGCAATTTTTTACTTTCCAATATGTGCCACTTATATTTCCACATTGAGCTCCACCATTCATCCAAATGCCAGGATAATTAATACATCCTTGGCTTGTGTCATTCCACCAATGCTGAACCCTATCATCTATTCTTTGAAAACAGAGGAAATCATGTCAGCAGTAAGAAAGCTTTACAAGAAACAATCTAAATTCACATGGAACAGAAGAATAACTTGTATATTATATGCAATGACATGTAGACTTTAA
- the LOC136747179 gene encoding olfactory receptor 1E16-like, translated as MNTPNSTLALNSTFVRPQFFYISGLSNLPNAKYYYVFLCFVYVVTILGNSFILFIIYMERSLHTPKYVAVCNLAIVDVCSSTAIIPKLIDTFLFDSQFIRYEACLANMCLVHFFSSLQSLILVVLAYDRFVAICFPLRYHTIITNTSMVVIIAVMWTITALMAITATLLFTRLYFCRSIVINSYFCDYGPAIHLACNDNYVNVIMGTLGITIFSVASVAVIALSYVCIIFALLKIATQEGRLKAIQTCTSHLILVAIFYFPICVTYIATLSSTIHPNARIINTSLACVIPPMLNPIIYSLKTEEIMSTIKKLYRKRNTLNSHGTE; from the coding sequence ATGAACACCCCAAATTCAACACTCGCTCTGAACTCTACATTTGTTCGGCCTCAGTTCTTTTATATCAGTGGCTTATCTAACCTACCAAATGCAAAGTATTACTATGTTTTCTTGTGTTTCGTTTATGTGGTAACTATATTAGGTAATTCCTTCATCCTGTTCATTATATACATGGAGCGTAGCCTTCACACCCCTAAGTATGTTGCTGTTTGTAATTTAGCTATAGTTGATGTTTGTAGCAGCACAGCAATTATACCAAAGTTAATTGACACTTTCCTCTTTGATTCTCAGTTCATCAGATATGAAGCTTGCTTGGCCAATATGTGTTTAGTacatttcttctcctccttgcAGTCGCTTATTCTTGTTGTACTAGCCTATGACAGGTTTGTTGCTATATGCTTTCCACTGAGATATCACACCATTATCACCAATACCTCGATGGTTGTGATTATAGCAGTAATGTGGACTATCACAGCACTAATGGCAATTACAGCCACACTTTTATTTACCAGATTATACTTTTGTAGATCTATAGTGATAAACAGCTATTTTTGTGATTATGGACCTGCGATTCATCTGGCTTGTAATGATAATTATGTAAATGTCATAATGGGAACATTGGGAATAACAATATTTTCTGTGGCCTCAGTTGCAGTGATTGCGTTGtcttatgtatgtataatatttGCATTGTTAAAAATTGCAACACAGGAGGGACGTTTGAAAGCCATACAAACCTGCACCTCCCACCTAATTTTGGTGGCAATTTTTTACTTTCCAATTTGTGTCACTTATATTGCCACATTGAGCTCCACCATTCATCCAAATGCCAGGATAATTAATACATCCTTGGCTTGCGTCATTCCACCAATGCTGAACCCTATCatttattctttaaaaacagaGGAAATCATGTCAACAATAAAAAAGCTTTACAGAAAAAGGAACACGCTAAATTCACATGGAACAGAATAA